In the genome of Patescibacteria group bacterium, the window GAATATATATTAATAATGAAAAAATTATGACCTACAAAGATGTTATAAACCTCTATGAAAAATACAAGAAAGTTTATAAAAACAACGCCTACAAGTATATTTCAAAAATATTACAAGAGGCAAAAAAAATTCATTATCGGGATTTTTTAAAGAATCCTACACCCAAAAAAGATCATGAACAATCATGGAAGCCTTTTAAGGGCAATGCACTGGAAAGAATTATTGATTATATTTTAAAAGAGAAAATAGAAGAGTTGGGTTTAAAATTGATAAATGGCAAAAAGATTGAGAGAACAAAACCCAAGAATCTTAGTATTGAATTGCAAACAGTGAAAAGAAATTTATCTGTTGATTTTGGTAAATTTGGTTTTCATATTCCAGATGTGGATTTAATTATTTATGATCCGATGGACTGCAAGGTTATTGCTGTTATTTTAAGTAAATCAACTATGCGTGAGAGAATTGCCCAATCGGCATATTGGAAAATTAGAATGAAAGATTATTCTTTGACAAAACATATTAAAGTATTTTTAGCCTCGCCAGACGAGGATGGTAATTTTACTGAAATTAAAGGTATGAATAAAAGCAGGGCTATTGTGGAAGCAGATTTAGACGGGGCATATATTATGAGCGAGACGCCGATTAAAGAAAGTGAAAAAATTAAAACATTTGATAAATTTATTGACGAACTTAAAAAAATTTTAAAATAGAAATTATGAAGTATTTACTTTTTGTAAATTTTGGTAGTGGTTTAATGCATAATGCCATTCATGAAACCTTGAGAGATGCGCTGGAAAGTATTAAGCAACTTATTAGTAATGAAGGATTGGATCTTAAAAATGAAAAACTACTCAATGTTTGCGGATTAAAAAAATATTTGAACAAATGCGATGATTGTTTTGGGCGATTATCAAATGGCACATGGTTTCACATTCAGCCGCAAAATATATTTGAGATTGTAAAGTGAACTTATGGATAAAGAACCTATTTTAGAATCCACAACCCTCTGGGATTTCCCAACCCAAAATTATGGCGATAAGCCGCATGGCGATAATAAATTTAATGGAGTAACCCCGGCATTTGTAATCTGGAATTTATTGCAACGATATACAAAAGAAGGTGATTTAGTGGTTGACCCAATGGCCGGCAGTGGCACAACAATGGATGTAGCCAAAGAATTAAATCGCCGAGTTATTGGCTATGACATCCATCCAGTCCGTTCCGATATAATCAAAAACGACGCTCGTAAAATTCCCCTTAAAAACCAGAGCGTTGATTTTGTTTTTATAGACAGTCCTTATTCTGATAATATAAAATATTCTAATGAGCAGGCCTGCATCGGAAAAATTTCCTGCGAGAAAAAAGAGTTTTATGATGAGTTAGAGAAAGTGGCCAAAGAAATAGCTAGAATTCTAAAACCAGACAAAGTAATGGCCTGGGTAATCGCTGACCAGTGGATAAAAAGAAAATTCACACCAGTTGGATT includes:
- a CDS encoding DNA modification methylase codes for the protein MTYKDVINLYEKYKKVYKNNAYKYISKILQEAKKIHYRDFLKNPTPKKDHEQSWKPFKGNALERIIDYILKEKIEELGLKLINGKKIERTKPKNLSIELQTVKRNLSVDFGKFGFHIPDVDLIIYDPMDCKVIAVILSKSTMRERIAQSAYWKIRMKDYSLTKHIKVFLASPDEDGNFTEIKGMNKSRAIVEADLDGAYIMSETPIKESEKIKTFDKFIDELKKILK
- a CDS encoding methyltransferase domain-containing protein, which gives rise to MDKEPILESTTLWDFPTQNYGDKPHGDNKFNGVTPAFVIWNLLQRYTKEGDLVVDPMAGSGTTMDVAKELNRRVIGYDIHPVRSDIIKNDARKIPLKNQSVDFVFIDSPYSDNIKYSNEQACIGKISCEKKEFYDELEKVAKEIARILKPDKVMAWVIADQWIKRKFTPVGFYLWRRLAKYFETMDIVCLTRRNQTSNTPLWHQRARQYNFYLRGFKYLFIMKKR